CGGTAGTGTGATTTCTGTTCGTGGCATGATCAGTAGACGTACGCGATCACCTGGCCACCGATGCCCTGTTCGCGGGCCTCGTAGTGGCTCATGATGCCGTGGCTGGTCGTGACGACGAGCGTCCCGTAGTCACGGGCGGGAAGGAACCGCTTCTCCCATTTCTCGAACTCGTCTGCTCCCGCCGAATAGCGGGGCTTGATCGGGCCACATTCGTTGATCGCGCCCTTCAGTTCGACCTCGAACTTCCCGGCTCGGCCGTCCTCGACGAACTCGAAGCCGTCGATGTACCCGCGGTCGTAAAAGACCTCGAGCACGGAGCCGATCTGGTTCGAAGCGGGCTGTATCGTGTGTGTCAGATGTCCCACACCCTCGGCGTTGTCGATCCCCGAGAGCGCGTTACTGAACGGATCACTCGTCGTCATTTGTACTTCTTGAACCCCATGTTGCGGGCGATCTCGCGGAAGCACTGTCGGCACAACCAGATGTCGTACTTGCCGACCAGGCCCTGCTTGCGGCCACATCGCTGGCACGCTTCGAGCTGGCCGGTGCGCTTCGTGGCGTGTTCGCCCGTCTCTGTCTCTGATTCACTCATCTGTGTCCTCCTGACCGATACCGGCGTCGAACTGCTCGTTCAGATACGCGATCGCCGCCGCCGCGTCGAGGCGGTGGTTCGACGGGATCTGTCGCGTCTCGATGTCCCGCTTTCGGATCCGGTAGCCCGGACGAACGAGGTTGACCGTCACGTCGAAGCCGAAGATCCCCACGTCGGGGTCGTACTCCTGATTCGGGAACTCGGTGTGCTCCTCGATCCCGAAGCTGACGTTGCCGGTCTCGTCGAACTGCTCGCCCGAGATGTCCGCGAGCGGGAGCGCCGTTTCGAGGAACTCCACTGCGGCCTCGTCCCGGAGAGTGACCTTCGCGCCGATCGGGTCGCCCTGACGGATGCCGAACTCGGGTTTCGTTCGCTTCGCCTGTGTTCGGACGCTCTTCTGGCCGGTGATCTCCTCTAGGATATCTTCGGCGCTCGCGAGTTCGCGCCCGCCGGTGCCGACGCCCATGTGGACGACGATCTTCTCGACGATGGGCTCGCGCATCTCGTGGAAGTCGCCCTCGGCTTCGGATTCGGCCTCGCTCATTGCTCGTCACCTCCCTCGACGAAGTTCTCGTCGATGACGACGACGTACTCGGCGATCGTCTCGAACTCGGTGTCCTCGCCGACGATACTGACCGTGTTCGGCGCGCTCGATTCGATCACGCGGATCCCCTCGATCTCGCCGATCTCGCCGGCGTGCTGGCCCTGCACCGCGGTGACCAGCGCACCCTCCTCGTAGGCGAAGTGCGCGAGGATCTCGTTGTCCCAGTCGATGACGATCGAGTCACCGCCGGAGTACTCGCTGCCTTCACCGACGCGCAGGTTGCGTCCGTCGTGCAACTGGAGCTGCGTCTCGCCGCCGGGCACCTGGCGCTTGTCGACAATCTTGCCGAGCTTGCCATCGGCATCGGCCTCGTCGATCGGCGTCAGCGCGAGCCGGCCGCCCTCGTCGGGAAAGACACGATAGAACTCGTTGCGCTCCTCGAACCCGAGGATGTCGAACATCCCGATGGGTCGGTGCACGTCGTTCACTGGCTCGCCGTTGACGAGGACGCCGCCCTCGTTCGTGGCGTACATCGCTTCCTTCTTCGAGTCGACATAGCCCAGTACGTCCCGCAGCACGATCAGGAGCGGTACGCCGTCCTCACCGTGCGGGCCCGCGCGGGCCTTCACGGTGTATTTGGCGGTTTTCCGCTCGACCGGCCACGAATCGGGTACTGAGAGTCGTTTCTGATGTCTGCTCATTCGTTATCACCCGAGAGCCGTGCCTCTCGAACCTCGTCGTCGAGGTCGAGACCCGTGATTCGGAGGTTGCTCGCCTCCATCGGGCGGGAGATCTCCTCGCCGTCGGCCTTCTCGAGGACCGCGTCCTCGACGTGAACGACGCCGCGCTTGAGATCCACCGAGGCGACCTCGCCGGTCTCGCCGGCGAAATCGCCGCGCATGACCTCGACGGTGTCCCCGGCGTTGACGCGTGCTCTTCGAACCCCGTGTTCGTCACGGAGGTCGTCCGAAAGCGTCGCGTGTAGCTGTTTGTGTCGCTCGTGAAGCGGCGCGTTCTGTGCCTCGTTTCGCTGTTTGCGTGGTTGCTTGCTCATGGTTCGATACGTTATACGATCATCGTCGCCGTACTGGCGACGCTGCCGAAGCGCTCTGCGACCTCGCGGGCGATCGGTCCCTTGATCTCGGTCCCGCGGGGGTCCTCGGCGTCGTCGACGATGACCGCGGCGTTGTCCTCGAACTTGACGCGCGTACCGTCGGGCCGGCGGATCGATTTCCGCTGGCGAATGACGACCGCTTCGAGGACCTGGCGGCGCATCTCGGGGGTCCCTTTCGTGACCGAGACGGTGATCTTGTCACCGACCCCCGCTTGTGGCTGGCGGTTCTTCACGCCCGAGTAGCCCGAGACGCTGAGCAGCTTCAGCTCGCGGGCGCCGCTGTTGTCCGCACAGTTGATGAGCGCGCCCTTCGAGAGGCCCTTCGTGACGTCGGCTTTCAGTGCCTCCATCACTGCTCACCCGCTTGTGCTTCGGTTGTTACGTCCCCCTCGGCTTCCTCCTCGTCGCCTTCGGCCGCTTCCGTCGGGTCGACGGGACCGAGCTCCAACTCGTCCTCGGAGACTTCGACGAGGACGTGGCTTTTCGTCTTCGAGAGGGGGCGTGTCTCTGCTATCTTCACGCGATCGCCGACCGAGACGTGATCGAGCACGCCCGGCACGTGGGCCGGGACGCGCGATCGACGCTTCATGTACCGATCGTATTTCGGCACGAAGACGTCGTACTCTCGTTCGACGATC
This genomic stretch from Halalkalicoccus subterraneus harbors:
- a CDS encoding 30S ribosomal protein S8 is translated as MTTSDPFSNALSGIDNAEGVGHLTHTIQPASNQIGSVLEVFYDRGYIDGFEFVEDGRAGKFEVELKGAINECGPIKPRYSAGADEFEKWEKRFLPARDYGTLVVTTSHGIMSHYEAREQGIGGQVIAYVY
- a CDS encoding 30S ribosomal protein S14, with protein sequence MSESETETGEHATKRTGQLEACQRCGRKQGLVGKYDIWLCRQCFREIARNMGFKKYK
- the rpsQ gene encoding 30S ribosomal protein S17, with product IVEREYDVFVPKYDRYMKRRSRVPAHVPGVLDHVSVGDRVKIAETRPLSKTKSHVLVEVSEDELELGPVDPTEAAEGDEEEAEGDVTTEAQAGEQ
- the rplX gene encoding 50S ribosomal protein L24 → MSKQPRKQRNEAQNAPLHERHKQLHATLSDDLRDEHGVRRARVNAGDTVEVMRGDFAGETGEVASVDLKRGVVHVEDAVLEKADGEEISRPMEASNLRITGLDLDDEVREARLSGDNE
- a CDS encoding 50S ribosomal protein L5, producing MSEAESEAEGDFHEMREPIVEKIVVHMGVGTGGRELASAEDILEEITGQKSVRTQAKRTKPEFGIRQGDPIGAKVTLRDEAAVEFLETALPLADISGEQFDETGNVSFGIEEHTEFPNQEYDPDVGIFGFDVTVNLVRPGYRIRKRDIETRQIPSNHRLDAAAAIAYLNEQFDAGIGQEDTDE
- a CDS encoding 50S ribosomal protein L14; the encoded protein is MEALKADVTKGLSKGALINCADNSGARELKLLSVSGYSGVKNRQPQAGVGDKITVSVTKGTPEMRRQVLEAVVIRQRKSIRRPDGTRVKFEDNAAVIVDDAEDPRGTEIKGPIAREVAERFGSVASTATMIV
- a CDS encoding 30S ribosomal protein S4e; translated protein: MSRHQKRLSVPDSWPVERKTAKYTVKARAGPHGEDGVPLLIVLRDVLGYVDSKKEAMYATNEGGVLVNGEPVNDVHRPIGMFDILGFEERNEFYRVFPDEGGRLALTPIDEADADGKLGKIVDKRQVPGGETQLQLHDGRNLRVGEGSEYSGGDSIVIDWDNEILAHFAYEEGALVTAVQGQHAGEIGEIEGIRVIESSAPNTVSIVGEDTEFETIAEYVVVIDENFVEGGDEQ